In Tachysurus fulvidraco isolate hzauxx_2018 chromosome 1, HZAU_PFXX_2.0, whole genome shotgun sequence, a single window of DNA contains:
- the calml4a gene encoding calmodulin-like protein 4a isoform X2: MGELDFSTFLTIMHRQMQQEDPKTEILEAMRMTDKQKKGYIMASELRAKLTGLGEKLTDKEVDQLFKEANVGPDGRIHYEEFTRMVTLPQADY, from the exons ATGGGCGAGTTGGACTTCTCTACCTTCCTGACCATCATGCACAGACAGATGCAGCAGGAAGACCCCAAGACGGAGATCCTGGAGGCCATGCGCATGACGGACAAGCAGAAGAAGGGCTACATCATGGCGTCGGAGCTCCGCGCCAAACTCACAGGCCTGGGAGAGAAACTCACCGATAAAGAAG TCGACCAGCTGTTTAAGGAGGCGAACGTCGGCCCTGACGGCCGGATTCACTACGAGGAGTTTACCAGGATGGTCACTCTGCCTCAGGCCGACTACTGA